From Pontibacillus yanchengensis, the proteins below share one genomic window:
- a CDS encoding ABC transporter permease subunit, whose amino-acid sequence MQWWTIFQKELLENWRSLKWVWVPIVFILLAIMDPITSYYTPVLLEQFGDLPEGAEINIPTPTPEQAFMSSISQYNLMGLLLILIMSMGLISSERKSGVIELILVKPVSYTNYITAKWASTLLLVLTSSFLGLIASWYYINILFGDLPFSHAMTGFLFHSVWYVLVITISVFLNTLFRVPGLVGFLSVTSVIVLSSINGIFKSQFEWLPPQIHLYIQTFLNSGTLPTDMWITTLLTILLSAILLVLSVFIFKKKELAA is encoded by the coding sequence ATGCAGTGGTGGACAATTTTTCAAAAAGAATTACTTGAAAATTGGCGAAGCTTAAAGTGGGTATGGGTACCGATTGTATTTATACTTCTGGCGATTATGGATCCTATTACTTCCTATTATACTCCTGTCTTGTTGGAGCAGTTTGGCGATTTACCTGAAGGTGCTGAAATCAACATCCCCACTCCTACACCAGAGCAAGCATTTATGAGTAGTATTTCTCAATATAATCTAATGGGATTGTTACTTATTTTAATCATGTCGATGGGGCTTATTTCTAGTGAACGAAAAAGTGGCGTAATCGAGCTGATACTCGTTAAACCTGTTAGTTATACCAATTATATTACCGCTAAATGGGCGAGCACACTTTTATTAGTGTTAACTAGTTCTTTTCTAGGTCTCATAGCAAGCTGGTATTATATCAATATTCTATTTGGAGATCTACCATTTTCTCATGCCATGACAGGCTTTCTATTTCACAGCGTCTGGTATGTATTGGTCATCACCATATCCGTCTTTCTAAATACACTATTTCGAGTACCTGGACTAGTAGGCTTCTTATCTGTAACCTCGGTCATTGTATTAAGTTCCATCAACGGGATATTCAAAAGTCAATTCGAATGGCTCCCGCCGCAAATTCACTTATACATCCAAACATTCCTGAACAGTGGAACATTGCCTACTGATATGTGGATCACGACACTTCTAACCATCCTACTAAGCGCCATACTTCTTGTGTTATCGGTGTTTATTTTCAAGAAAAAAGAATTAGCTGCTTAA
- a CDS encoding glycine betaine ABC transporter substrate-binding protein: MDKWKNGFSFLLAFLMVAVLAACGNAGEQASGEQADAKSEESNKELKIGQISWAENIAVTNMWKVILEDKGYNVELNNLNMGSTMRALETGDLDASLEIWLPVQDANYLKKYKDSVNFSDATWYDNAKVGLVVPTYLEEVNSIKDLNEHKEKFDSEIVGFEPGAGTMEVTQQLIKDYNLDLELLSSSESAMIAEIGKAIENEEAIVAPLWSPHWVFSKYDLKFLEDPQNTYGGVEKIHHATKQGFDEEYPKVSEWFKNWKMNDQQIGQLIEYVQGAEEPIDGAKKWVEENQDLIDEWVK, translated from the coding sequence ATGGACAAGTGGAAAAATGGATTTAGTTTTTTGTTAGCTTTTTTAATGGTTGCAGTACTTGCAGCATGTGGAAACGCTGGTGAGCAAGCAAGCGGTGAGCAAGCAGATGCAAAATCCGAAGAAAGTAATAAGGAGTTAAAAATTGGTCAAATTAGCTGGGCAGAAAACATTGCCGTAACAAATATGTGGAAAGTCATTTTAGAAGATAAGGGTTATAACGTAGAACTAAACAATTTAAACATGGGTTCAACGATGAGAGCGTTAGAAACAGGCGATTTAGATGCTAGTTTAGAAATATGGCTACCAGTCCAAGATGCAAATTATTTGAAGAAATATAAGGATTCAGTCAATTTCTCCGATGCTACGTGGTATGACAATGCAAAAGTAGGTCTTGTTGTTCCAACCTATTTAGAAGAGGTGAATAGCATAAAAGACTTAAATGAACATAAAGAAAAGTTCGATAGCGAAATAGTTGGTTTTGAACCTGGTGCAGGTACGATGGAAGTGACACAACAATTAATTAAGGATTATAATCTTGATTTAGAACTATTATCAAGCTCTGAATCTGCAATGATAGCTGAAATCGGAAAAGCAATAGAGAATGAAGAAGCAATTGTAGCACCGCTTTGGAGCCCACACTGGGTATTCTCCAAATACGACTTAAAATTTCTTGAGGATCCCCAAAACACATATGGTGGTGTAGAAAAAATTCACCATGCTACAAAACAAGGATTTGATGAAGAGTATCCAAAAGTAAGCGAATGGTTTAAAAATTGGAAGATGAACGATCAACAAATCGGCCAGCTAATTGAATATGTACAAGGTGCCGAAGAGCCTATTGATGGAGCTAAAAAATGGGTTGAAGAGAACCAAGATTTGATTGATGAATGGGTAAAGTAA
- a CDS encoding peroxiredoxin: MTDLTQHNEEVNALPRIGSKAPDFEAVTTHGTINLNDYKGKWVLLFSHPSDFTPVCTTEFIGFQKIYKQLNELNTELLGLSVDSVNSHIAWVRNIEQNFGVKIEFPIIADLTQEVAQKYGMIMPGESSTEASRAVFVIDDQQIVRAIIYYPLSTGRNMDEIIRLVQALKTTDEHGVATPADWRKGEKVIVPPSKTQEGAEQRMNDNSLECVDFYFCKKSLD; this comes from the coding sequence ATGACAGACTTAACACAACATAATGAAGAGGTAAATGCTCTACCACGTATTGGTTCTAAAGCGCCTGATTTTGAAGCTGTCACTACCCACGGTACAATTAATTTAAATGATTATAAAGGAAAATGGGTGCTACTATTTTCTCATCCATCTGACTTCACCCCTGTATGTACAACAGAATTCATTGGTTTTCAAAAAATTTACAAACAATTAAATGAATTGAATACAGAACTTTTAGGACTAAGTGTAGATAGCGTAAACTCTCATATCGCTTGGGTTCGTAACATTGAGCAAAACTTTGGAGTTAAAATTGAATTTCCAATCATCGCTGATCTCACCCAAGAAGTAGCCCAAAAATATGGTATGATCATGCCTGGTGAAAGCTCTACAGAAGCTTCTAGAGCGGTATTTGTAATTGATGATCAACAAATTGTCCGAGCTATTATATATTATCCACTTTCCACTGGTCGTAATATGGACGAAATCATTCGTTTGGTTCAAGCACTAAAAACCACCGATGAACATGGGGTTGCTACTCCAGCAGACTGGAGAAAAGGCGAAAAAGTCATTGTGCCTCCATCTAAAACTCAAGAAGGTGCAGAACAACGTATGAATGACAACAGCTTGGAATGCGTGGACTTCTACTTCTGTAAAAAATCGTTAGACTAA
- a CDS encoding ABC transporter ATP-binding protein — protein sequence MAFVSVSGLTKRFDKTDVVHDIAFELEKGNCISLLGPNGAGKTTTLRMLAGLMKPTSGSIVFEGHPAHSDIREVIGYLPQHPVFHYWMTGKEFLVYVGRLAHLSKKDASNRAEVLLEKVGIADAKNRRISKYSGGMKQRLGIAQAMIHQPKLLILDEPVSALDPIGRREVLNLLEDIKKGTTILFSTHILSDAEEVSDELLLMHNGEIVESGRLDDLQFTQEATKLKVSFSQNSDTYAEDIESLESVENVLKEGKHLTINTHNTDQARSAILQLAAEQNWPITHFEVSRTSLEDLFMKVVKQ from the coding sequence ATGGCATTTGTATCTGTTTCTGGATTAACGAAGCGTTTTGATAAGACAGATGTAGTTCATGATATAGCTTTTGAATTAGAGAAAGGGAATTGTATTTCCTTGCTTGGGCCGAATGGTGCTGGGAAGACGACTACACTGCGCATGCTTGCAGGTTTGATGAAACCGACGAGTGGATCTATTGTATTCGAAGGGCACCCTGCTCATTCGGATATTCGCGAAGTGATTGGGTATCTCCCCCAGCATCCTGTCTTTCATTACTGGATGACTGGTAAAGAGTTTCTTGTTTATGTAGGTAGACTAGCCCATTTATCTAAAAAGGATGCGAGTAATCGAGCTGAAGTGTTGCTCGAAAAAGTTGGAATAGCTGATGCCAAAAATCGTCGTATCAGCAAGTATTCAGGAGGGATGAAGCAACGACTCGGAATTGCTCAAGCGATGATTCATCAGCCTAAGTTGCTTATTCTAGATGAACCTGTTTCAGCTTTAGACCCAATTGGCCGTCGGGAAGTATTGAATTTATTAGAGGATATCAAAAAGGGAACGACTATTCTTTTTTCTACGCACATTTTAAGTGACGCGGAAGAAGTGAGTGATGAACTGTTGCTAATGCATAATGGAGAGATTGTGGAATCCGGAAGACTAGATGATCTACAATTCACTCAGGAGGCTACGAAACTAAAAGTCTCCTTCTCTCAAAACAGTGATACATATGCAGAAGACATAGAATCACTTGAGTCAGTCGAAAACGTACTTAAAGAAGGGAAACATTTAACTATCAACACCCATAACACAGACCAAGCTAGATCTGCGATTTTACAATTAGCTGCGGAACAAAATTGGCCTATTACTCACTTTGAGGTGAGTCGCACGTCTTTAGAAGACTTATTTATGAAAGTGGTGAAGCAGTAA
- a CDS encoding PLD nuclease N-terminal domain-containing protein — translation MDTAQFPELAEFFDMIPWKLIIPVLILELILLTVAIVDLIRREETNGPKWLWLIIILGFNLVGPVVYFIIGRRPQ, via the coding sequence ATGGATACTGCCCAATTCCCTGAGCTGGCTGAGTTTTTTGATATGATTCCTTGGAAGCTAATTATACCGGTTTTAATTCTTGAACTTATCCTACTTACTGTCGCCATTGTTGATTTGATTAGGAGAGAGGAAACGAATGGCCCCAAATGGTTATGGCTTATTATTATTTTAGGGTTTAACCTAGTTGGCCCTGTAGTGTACTTCATTATCGGAAGGAGACCGCAATAA